GCAATGGCCTGTTTCTGGTGAAATGGTTGACGTTGGCCTATGTGCTGGAGGCGCTGTTGGTGTCCTATGTGCCTGCGGATCTCATTGCCACTTTGGTTGGTGGGGAGGGGATTCTGCCGATTGCCACTGCGGCGCTGGTGGGGATGCCTGCCTATCTCAACTCCTATGTGGCGCCGCCTTTTCTGGCGGGGCTGATGGAGCAGGGGATGAGCGCGGGGGCTGCCATGGCGTTTATGGTGGCCGGGGCGGTCAGTTCAATCCCGGCGATGGCGGCGGTTTGGTCACTGGTGAAACCGCAGGTCTTTGCCGCCTATCTGGCATTGGGGATCACCGGCGCGATTCTGTCTGGGATCCTGTTTCAGATGGTTTAACAAATGCGCAATGAGCGGGGGCTTGGCTCCCGCCCGTTGCAAGGCAATCAGAGATGACCCTGCGCCCGTTGGGCCAAGCGCCGCGCATCTGCGCGGCGCAGCGCGTATGGGGCGGCGATTCTGGCTGGCTGGGGACCGGTGGCCTCCTCGATCCGTTTCTTGCGGGAAAGGGAAGAGCCTCCGCTGCAACCGCATGAAACGGGTCGAGTGCATGTCGGTGAGGCGGTTAGCTCAGGGCGTCAACCAATGGAGGCTTTGATCATGGAACTTAAGGACAAGACACTCATCATAACCGGTGCTAGCAGCGGAATTGGCGCCGCAGCCGCGCAATTGTTTGCGGCAGAAGGGGCCAACGTCGTGCTGGGTGCACGGCGGCAGGCTGAACTGCAAACCCTTACCGGGAAGATCAACCAGAGCGGTGGAGGGGCAGCCTGTCTGGCCGGGGATGTTACGGAGGAATCCTATTCAGAAGCCCTGGTGGCCCTGGCGACAGAGGAGTTCGGCGGGTTGGACGGCGCCTTTAACAACGCGGGCATGATGGGCGATATAGGGCCGGTTGAACAGATGGATGCCGCCAACTGGAACGCCGTCATCACGGCAAACCTGACCGCCGCGTTTTTCTCGGCCAAGGCGCAGATCCCGGCTCTGCGCGCAGGCGGCGGTGGCGCGCTGGTGTTTACCGGATCCTTCGTCGGTTTCAGCAATGGCGGCATGCCGGGCATGGGGGCCTATGCGGCCTCCAAGGCGGGGTTGATCGGCCTAGTTCAGTCGCTGGCCTCCGATCTGGCTGCAGAGGGTATCCGCGCAAACGCGCTGCTGCCCGGGGGAACCAAAACCGCCATGGCCGGTGATGATCCGGACACCCACAGTTTTATCGCCGGGCTGCACCCGATGAAACGAATGGCCGCTCCGGTGGAAATCGCCCAGGCGGCGCTGTTTCTTCTGTCGGACCGGTCCAGTTTCGTGACCGGCGGTCCGGTGGCGGTGGATGGCGGAATCGCGGCACGGCTTGTCTGAATCCGACCGGGCCAACTGTCTCAACAAAAAAGCGCCCCGGACATACCGGGGCGCAATTCGTTCCTCCAGCAGGGAAGTGTATCAGCCAAAGACCTTGGTCAGGGCCACATCCACCGCGTCGGTGATCTTGTCCACATCTTCTGGCGTGACGATCAGTGCGGGGCTGAAGCACAGGGTGTTGTTCTTGCCCGGAATGGAGCGGTTGGTCACACCGATGATGACGTTCTGATTGCCACATTCAGCCACAACCGCCTGTGCCAGTTTCTCGTCCACCGGTTCCTTGGTCTCGCGGTCCGCGACCAGTTCGGCGCCGAGGAACAGACCCTTGCCGCGGACATCGCCGATGACCTGATGTTTCTCCATCAGCGCCTCAAGGTTGGCCTTCATCCGCGCGCCCATGGCGGTGCAGTTGTCGAGCAGGTTCTCATCCTCGATGATCTGCATATTGACCAGCGCGGCCGCAGGGCCAGCGGTACAGCCGCCGAAGGTGGAGATGTCGCGGAAGTAGTTCAGCGGATCGCTGGCGTCATCCTTGAACATGTCAAAGACCGCTTCGGTGGTGACGAGGCAGGCAATCGCCGCATAGCCGGAGGCCACACCTTTGGCCATGGTCACGAAATCGGGCTGGATACCGTAGTGCTGATAGCCAAACCAGGTGCCGGTGCGGCCAACGCCACAGACCACTTCGTCGATGTGCAAGAGGATGTCATACTGTTTGCAGATCTCCTGCACGCGCGGCCAGTAGCCTTCGGGGGCCTCGATAACACCACCACCTGCGGTCACCGGTTCAAGGCAGAGCGCGCCAACGGTGTCGGGGCCTTCGCGCAGGATGATCTCTTCGATCTGGTTGGCCGCTGCAATGCCGAACTCCTTGCCGGAGAGATGCTCCAGACCCAGCTCGTGCTTGCGGTATTCCATGCAGTGGGGAACCTTCACGAAATCAGGCGCGAAGGGGCCGTATTGCATGTTGCGCTCTTCCTGACCGCCTGCGGACATCGCCGCGAGGGTGGAGCCGTGGTAGTCGCGGTCGCGATAGAGGATCTTGGTTTTCTTGCCGTCGTATTTCTTGTGCGCGATCTGGCGCACCATCTTGAAGGCTTTCTCATTCGCCTCAGAACCGGAGTTGTTGTAGTAGACCCGGCTCATGCCCGGCATCTTCTCAATCAGCTTCTCTGCGAACAGCGCACCGGGGATGGACCCTGCCGACTGGGCGAAATAGCAGAGTTTCATCAGCTGGTCATAGACCGCCTTGGCGATTTCCTCGCGGCCATAGCCGACGTTGACGGTCCAGACACCGCCGGAAACGGCATCGAGCCATTCCTTGCCGTTCTGGTCCCAAACCCGCATGCCCTTGCCCTCGACGATGATGCGGGGGTCGTTTTCTTCAAAAGGCTTGTGCTGGATCAGGTGATGCCAGACGTTGGCCTTGTCTGCGGCGATGACCCGGCTCAGGTCGTTTTCATTGAACGTGCCATCCATGACATGCCCTTTCCAAGTTGTTCGAAAATGCGGTCTGCCATGGATTGTCTGGTCAGACTCGCCCTGTATCTACGAAACGCTATATTTACGTTTTGCTCTAGGTCCAGTTGCCGGCGCAATTTAGCTCCAGACGCGGAGCTGGCGGATGATTGCGGTAAAAAACATTTGTTCTGGATTTGCCGGATTGAGAACGTGCGTCGTTATGCGCCAAATCGGTGCAGTAACACATGCGGAGCGAAGCGTTGACGACATATCATCTGATGGTGGCCCCCAATGGGGCGCGGCGGCGGCAGTCGGATCATGCAGGGCTGCCGTTGCGCACGGCGGAGATTGCCGCGACGGCGGCGACCTGCCAGCGCGCCGGGGCGGACGCGCTGCATCTGCATGTGCGCGACCGGGACGGCGGGCATTCGCTGGATGCGGGACGCTACCGCGCGGCGATCGCGGCGGTGGCCGAGGCCGCGCCGGGCATGGCGATCCAGATCACCACCGAGAGTGCCGGGGTTTTTGACGTGGCCGATCAGCTGGCCTGTCTGGAGGCGCTGCGCCCGGCGGCGGCCTCTGTGTCTATCCGAGAGATGGCGCGGGATTGGCGATTGGCATCGCGGGCTTATGCGGTCTGTGCGGAGGCGCGGACCGAGGTGCAGCATATCCTTTATGACCTGAACTGTGTGGCCCTGCTGCGGGCGGGCTATGCTGCGGGGCGGATTCCCGCAGCGATGCGGTCAGCGATATTCGTTCTGGGACGCTACGCGCCGCCGCGTCTGGCCCATCCGTCGGAGTTGCGCCCGTTTCTGGCGGCAACTGCGGATCTGGATCTGGACTGGGGGCTCTGCGCCTTTGGCCAAGAAGAGCACGCCTGCCTGCTGGCAGGGCTTGAGGCCGGCGGGCGGCTGCGGATCGGGTTTGAAAACAATACCCAGGCTGCGGATGGATCAGCGTATCCTGACAACGCGGCCTCTGTCGCGGCTTTTGTCGCATTGGCCCGCGCGGCGGGGCATCGCCCGCACATGATGTCTGTAATTAGTGATCAAGGAACCCAGTTATGAGCCATGTTTTCCCCCGCCACACCAAGGCCGTTCTGCCCACCGCCGTTGCAGGGGACGGCTGCTACCTGATTGATGCCAATGGCAAACGCTATTTCGATGGCTCCGGCGGCGCGGCGGTGTCCTGTCTGGGCCATTCCGATGCCGAGGTGATTGCGGCCATACAGGAGCAGGTTGGCAAGCTGGCCTTTGCCCATACCGGGTTCATGACGTCGGAACCCGCAGAAGCGCTGGCGGATCTGCTGATTTCACAGGCGCCGGGGGATCTGGACCGGGTCTATTTCGTCTCTGGCGGGTCAGAGGCGACGGAGGCCGCGATCAAGCTGGCGCGGCAGTATCATCTGGAGCGTGGCGACAGCGCGCGCCGTCACGTGATCGCGCGCAGGCAGAGCTATCACGGCAATACGCTGGGGGCACTTGCAGCGGGCGGCAATGCATGGCGACGCCAGCAGTTTGCGCCGCTGCTGATCGATATTTCGCATATCGCGCCCTGCTATGAATATGTTGATCGGGGCGAGGGCGAGAGCCGCTATGACTATGGTCAGCGCGTCGCCAATGAGCTGGAGGCGGAGATCCTGCGGCTTGGGCCAGAAACGGTCATGGCCTTTATGGCGGAGCCTGTGGTGGGGGCGACATCCGGCGCGGTGCCGGCCGTTGAGGGGTATTTCAAACGCATTCGCGAAATCTGCGACCAATATGGCGTGTTGCTCATTCTGGATGAGGTAATGTGTGGCATGGGGCGGACTGGTCATTTGTTCGCCTGCGAGGCGGATGGTGTTGCGCCGGATATCCTCTGTATCGCCAAGGGGCTGGGCGCTGGCTATCAGCCGATTGGCGCGATGCTGTGCAGCCGTCAGATCTATGACGCCATTGAGGGCGGAAGCGGTTTTTTCCAGCATGGCCACACCTATATCGGCCACCCGGTGGCAACGGCGGCGGGGCTGGCAGTGGTGCGGGCGCTGCTGGATCGCGGGCTGGTGCAGCGCAGTGCGGAGATGGGCGAGACGTTGCACGCGGCGCTGGTTGCGCGCTTTGGTCAGCATCCGCATGTGGGCGATCTGCGCGGGCGTGGGTTGTTCCGGGGGATCGAGCTGGTGGCAGATCGGGAGAGCAAGACGCCCTTTGATCCTGGCCTAGGTATTGCGGGCAAGCTGAAAAAGGCCGCGTTCGAGGCCGGGTTGATCTGCTACCCTATGGCGGGCACGCGGGATGGGCGCAACGGTGATCATATCCTGCTCGCGCCGCCCTTTATCCTGAGTGAGGATCAGATTGGCGAGATCACAGACAAGCTGGAGGTTGCCTTGGATCAGGTGCTGCCCTGAGCGAGTTGGTACTGGGGCGGTCTTAAGAGATTCGCGGACTGGCCGATCAAGCCATGGGGATTCAGCCCGGTGCATGGGATTTTGATCGGTTTTGGATGTGTATTTGGTGTCATTTTCTTTAAGCACTGACTTAATTATGCAGTAAATGAGTGAATATTTTCCGCTCTTGCTTGGTAGTGTGTTGGAATACACCAAGAGGACCGTTCAAATGACCACAGATATCGCCACTCCCGACCTTCTTGATCGCTTCAGCGCGTCACTTGCCGGGGCTGAGTGTCTGGACCGGCTGCGGGCCGGTGTCATTGGTGAAGGGGCGGAACTGCCAGGGCCGAATGGGCCGGTGACGATGATCTATGCCGATTATGTCGCCTCTGGCCGCGCCCTGCGGCAGGTTGAGGACTTTGTTCTGACGGAGGTGCTGCCGTTCTATGCCAACAGCCACACCGAGGCGTCTTATTGCGGCAGCTTCATGACCCGGCTGCGTGGCGCAGCACGGCAGACAATTGCGCGGATCTGCGGTGCGGATGATCGCTTTGCCACGGTGTTTACCGGATCGGGTGCAACGGCGGGCCTGAACCGGCTGGTGCATCTGCTGGGGGTTTCCGGCGCGGTGGCTGCGGGGCAGACGCCTCTGGTGATCCTTGGCCCTTATGAGCATCATTCCAACATCCTGCCGTGGCGCGAAAGCGGCGCCGAAGTGGTGGAGATTGCCGAAGCGGCCGAGGGCGGGCCGGACATGGCGGAGCTGGAGGCGGTCTTGCAGCGGGCGGCGGGCGGCGACCGCCTGATCGTGGGGGCGTTTTCAGCGGCGTCAAATGTGACAGGGATTGTTACCGACACCGATGCGGTCAGCCGTCTGCTGCGCCAGTACGGCGCGCGGGTGGTCTGGGATTACGCCGGTGGTGGGCCCTATCTGCCGATGGATATGTCTGCGGGTACCGATGCCGAGAAGGACGCGATTGTATTTTCAGCCCATAAGTTCCTGGGCGGGCCGGGGGCGTCTGGCGTGATGATCCTGCGCAAGGCTGCGGTGGCAAGCACACGCCCGACGCTGCCCGGTGGCGGCACCGTGAAATTTGTCTCCCCCTGGCGGCATGATTACGCGGATGATCTTGCCGCGCGGGAAGAGGCGGGCACGCCCAATGTTGTGGGTGATATCCGGGCCGCGCTGTGCCTCCTGGTGAAGGAGGCGATGGGTCAGGCGTTTATGGACCGGCGGCAGGAAGAGCTGCGCCAGCGGGCGCTGGCGGCCTGGCAGGATCTGCCCAATCTGCAAATCCTCGGCAATCCGAACGCAAGGCAGAAGCTGCCGATCTTCTCGTTTCAGGTGCAGGATCCCGAGACCGGCGCGCCGATCCACCAGCAACTGTTCACCCGCATGCTGTCGGATCACTACGGGGTGCAGGCCCGTGGCGGCTGCGCCTGTGCGGGGCCTTATGCGCATCGGCTGCTGAATATCGGGCAGGGGCAGTCCTGCGCTATGCGCGCGGCCATTTTGGACGGGCAGGAGATCGAGAAGCCCGGCTGGACGCGGCTCAATTTCTCCGCCACGCTGAGCGATGAGAAAGCCGATGCAATCATCCACGCGGTGCGCGACCTTGCACAGGATCCGCAGCGGTTCTGCGAGGGCTACAACGTCGATACCTCTACTGCGCGCTTTGCGCCGAAGGTGGCATAATGTGCCGTCTGCTCGCCTGGAACGGGGCCCCGCGCTACCTTGAGGATCTGGTATTTGTGCCGGAACATTCGCTGGTGCATCAATGCCGCAACGCGCTGATCTGCAAGACGCCGATCAATGCTGATGGGTTTGGTATGGCCTGGTATTCGGACCGGCCCGAACCCTGTCTGTATAAGGATACTCACCCGGCCTGGTCTGATCCCAATCTGGCGCAGATTTCGCGCCATACCAAAACCGGGCTGTTCCTGGCCCATGTGCGCGCCTCGACCGGAACCGCGACTTCGCGCAACAATTGTCACCCTTTTGCCAGCGGCAAGTGGAGCTTTATGCACAATGGTCAGGCCGGCGGGCATATGATGTTCCGCAAGCGGCTGGACACGATGATCCCCGATGCGTTTTACGATCATCGTCTGGGCGGCACGGAGAGCGAGGCGATATTCCTCATTGCCCTTGGTCTGGGGCTGAATGCCGACCCCATCGGGGCGGTGGCTGCCGCCGTACAGCAGGTTGAGGCCGTCTCGCGTGATCATGGCACCACGCCGCATATGCGCTTTGGCGCCTGCTGGTCCGATGGTACCCGGCTTTACGCGGCGCGCTATGCGTCCGACCGGCACGCGCCGAGCCTCTATTATAGGGTCTACAAGGAAGGGGTGATTGTCACCTCTGAACCGTTGGACAGTGATACTGGCAGCTGGATTGAGGTGCAGCCGAACCGCGCACTGGTGGTTGAGGGGGGCGAGGTCATGGACCTGCCATTCACCACGGCCTTGGCGGCCTGATCCAACCCCGGCGCGGGCGGGAGAGCAGCGCCAGCGCGTTGGTGGGCTGGGAGAGCAAAGCGCGGTTGACTATCGGCGCGTTGCGGCGCAACCCTGTGGCGAAAATGGACGGCGATACCGGAGCGGCCCAAGGCGGCCGGGGCGTCGCTCGTCGCCGCTGTCGGAGGAACCATGTCGCGCGAGGCCCCCCCAACCTATCCGCTGATCCGCAATGTCGGGCTGTCGGGAATGCTGGTCAGTTTTGGTGATCAGCTGGATGAGGCCACCAATCGGGCCACGCTTGCCTTTCGCAGTGCGGTCAATGCGTTGGGGCTGAGCGGCGTGGTGGAAACTGCGACCTCTTTGGCCTCGGTTTTTGTGCGCTTTGATGCGGTGGCGCTGCCGCATGATCGGTTGCGCGGGGCGCTGGCAGATCTGTTGCTGACCCGGGATTGGTATCAGGCGCCGCTTCCGGATGGGCGGCGGTTCTGGCGGGTGCCGACGGTGTACGGCACTGAGCTCGCACCACAGCTGGCAGAGGCGGCGGATCTGGCAGGGTTGAGCGAGGCGGCTGCGATTGAGGAGCTGGGCGCGGCGCGGGTTCGGGTGCTGACCATCGGATTTGCGCCGGGGCAGCCCTATCTTGGGACGTTGGGCGAAAACTGGGATATCCCGCGACAGAGCGAAGTCACTCCGCAGGTGCCGGTTGGCGCACTGGTGCTGGCGATCCGGCAGTTCGTGCTGTTTTCAACCGCATCACCAACCGGCTGGCGCCATGTCGGGCAGACCGGTCTGACGCTGTTTCAGCCGGAGGCTGCCGACCCCTTTGCGTTGCGCGCGGGGGATGAGCTGCAGTTTGAACCGGTGAGCCGCGCGGCGTTTTTGCGGTTGCGGGACAGCGGCGCCGAACAGGGCGGTGCAATTGTCAGCGAGGTCACATCATGAGGGCGCTGCGGGTTCTGCGGATCGGCCCCTCCTGCACGGTGCAGGACCGGGGCCGGGTTGGCTACCTCGGGCAGGGGCTGTCGCAGGGCGGCGCGGCGGATACGCTGGCGCTGGCCGAAGGCGCGGCGCTGTTGCGACAGGATGCCGGGCTTGCAGCGCTGGAGATGGCCGGGATAGGCGGACAGTTCGAGGCGAGCGCGTCGATGCGGATCGCCCTGACCGGCGCTGAGATGGTGGCAACGCTGGACGGTACGCCGCTGGTCTGGAATGCCTCGCACCGGATTGAGCCGGGGCAGCGGTTGGAGATCGGTGCCGCAAAACGGGGCGTTTACGGATATCTGCATGTGGGGGGCGGGTTTGCCACGCATATGCAGCTGGGCGCGCGGGCGGCGCATCTGGTGGCGGCCCTTGGCGCGCCGGTGGCCGAAGGCGATACACTGCCGGTGGGAGCTGAGGTGCTGCCGGCGGCGCGGCAGGTCACGGGGTTGGGGGCTGCGCGTGGCGGACCGGTTTTCCGGCGGGGAGCTGCGGCTGGTCGAAAGTTTCCAGTCTGATTTGTTCCCAGCCGAGGTGCGCCGTCGCTTTGCCGAGACGCCCTTCACACCGGGGCGGCGCGCCAGTCGCATGGCGTTGCAGCTGATGTCCGAGGGGGCCGGATTTGCTGCTGAAGGGCAGCTGAATGTGCTGTCGGAGATCATTGTCCCGGGAGATGTACAGATGACGGGCGATGGCCGCCCGTTCCTGCTGCTGCGCGAGGCACAGACCACCGGGGGCTACCCACGGATCGGTACGGTTCTGCCCTGCGATCTGTCGCGGGCGGTTCAGGCGGCAGCTGGGGCTGTGCTGCGGTTTCGCTGGGTCACGCTTGAGGAAGGGCTGGCCCAGCAGGCCGCCCATGAGGCCGCTGTTGCGGGGCTGCCCTCTGCCTGCCACCCGTTGTTGCGCGATCCGGCTGATATGGCTGACCTTCTGTCCTATCAGTTGATTGGTGGCGTGGTTTCCGCCGCAGCGGATCCTTTTGAACCCCGAAATGAGCCTGGAGCTGAGACATGAGCAAGACCGTCGATCTGAACGCCGATATGGGCGAGAGCTTTGGCCCCTGGACCATGGGAGATGATGCCGCGCTGCTGGAGGTTGTCTCCTCGGCGAATATCGCCTGCGGCTTTCATGCGGGGGATCCGGATGTGATGGCGGCGACCATGGCGCGGGCCCGCGATCACGGGGTGGGGATTGGCGCGCATCCGGGGTTTGATGATCTTCAGGGCTTTGGCCGCCGCAGGATGCAGGTGCCACAGGATACGCTGGCCAATCTGATCCGCTACCAGCTGGGCGCGGCGCAGGGCATGGCGCGGGCGGCGGGCACTGAGGTGCGGCACCTGAAGTTGCATGGGGCGCTGTCCAATATGGCCTCAGTGGATCATGCCATGGCGCGGGCCTGCTACGAGGCGGCGTTGGAGCTGGACCCGGATCTGATCATCATGGTGCTGGCGGCCACCGCCATGGAAGAGGTGGTGCGCGAGCTGGGCTGCAACTGGTGCGGTGAGATCTTTGCCGACCGGGCCTATAATGATGACGGGACGCTGGTGGACCGGTCGCTGCCGGGTGCGGTGATCCACGATCCGGCGCTTGCCGGGCCGCGCATCCTTCAAATGGTGCAAGAGGGGGCAATCATCACCGAAAGCGGCGCACGCATCCCCACCGCCATCGACACGATCTGCCTGCATGGGGATACGCCCACAGCGGTTGAGCTGGCGCGCGCGGTGCGTCGGGCACTGTCTGAGGGCGGTATTGAGGTTCGGGCTTTTGACGGGCGGCGGGGTTAGGCGGCGTCAATGTGGATTGGATGTTGATTTTAGTGATTTAAATCAATGAATTAATCTAAATATTGATAGTATTGGATTTTGGAGCCTATCCCTGGCACGGATTTCTGGGATAAACCTGTGGCAGCCTTTTGCTGCAACAGGATCCGCCTATGTCCCTCCGTTTGTTTTCGACCCGGTCCCGCCCGATACATATGGGACCGTTTCCGATGGAGCGGGTGCAGCCGGGCCCGATGCCAGATCTTGCGGCAGTGCCGCCGTTTCAGCCGCTGAATTTCCGACGGGCTGATATGCCCAGCTCCATCGTCAATGCGATGGGCGAGTATCAGGCGATGATGGATGCGATCCGCGACGGGCTGGTCAACAAGGCGCAGGCTGACTGTCCGAGCGACCCGCAGGAGCGGGCCGACCATATCAAGGCCTTTGGCTATTTCAGCGATGCCGCAATGGTGGGGATCGGGCCGCTACCCGCATCGGCCCGCCTGGCACAGCCCTATCGCAACCCGGACATCGACCGGCTGTCCCATGATCTGAAGACCCGCCAGACCAAGACACTGGCTTCGGGCATCGACATGATCATGGCGGATCTGCGCGATGCGATGGAGGCGCCGCCGACCACGATTGGCGATCACACCCATTCGATTGTCTTTCTCTATGATATGCCCCGCGATCCGCGTCCGGATGAGGCGGGATGTGACTGGCTGGAGGGGGCCGAGCGTCACCGCGCCTGTCTGCGGGCCTCGGAGACGGCGGTGGTGCTGGCGAATTACATCCGCCTGCTGGGCTGGGATGCAAAGGCGCATACCGGCACCTCGGCGGATGTGGATCTCAATCAGCTGACCGTTGCTGCGGGGCTTGCCACGGTTGAGGACGGCAAGCTGGTGAACCCCTATCTGGGCACACGGTTTGGTGTGGCGGTGGTGACCACCGATTTTGAGATGGCGCGCGACCGGCCGCTGTTGCCGCAGGATCTGCAACCGGTGATGCAGGTCAAAGGGCCGAAATGGTGGCTGGGGATCGGGTCGGAACGTTCAGCGCTGAATGGTGATCCTTTTGCCCGCCGCGATTTCCGCGATGGGCCGCATCCGTTTGAGACGCTGAAGCGGGTCGCGGATCCCACCACCTATATAGATGAGGCCCGTGTGGCGCGGGTGCCCAAACGCGCCGATATGTTTGCCCGCAGCCAGTTCGGCGACATGGGCAAGACCAATCAGACGGCGGCAACCGGCGGGTTTTATGTGCGCAAGGCCGCGCCTTCGATGGCGCAGCGGCGGATGCTGGGGGCTTTTGTGCTGCTGCAGGATGGCGCGCCCGCCCCGCAGGCTCCGCGCCCCACAGATGCGGAGCGCAACGCCGCCAATATCAAGGCGGCGAGCTATTGGCTGGGGATTGATGCGGTGGGGATCAGCCGCTGCCCGGATTGGACCTGGTACAGCCATGACGCCACCGGCGCCGAGATCCACCCGGAGCATGATCAGGCGATTTCGATGATTGTCGATCAGGGCTTTGACACGACAGAAGGCACCTCTGGGGATGACTGGATTGCGGTGGCGCAGTCCATGCGGGCCTACCTGCGGTTTTCGTTGCTGGGCGGTGTGATTGCGCGCCAGATCCGCAACCTCGGCTACAAGGCGAAGGCCCATACGGTGATGGATGGCGAGGTTTTGCAACCGCCCCTACTGCTGCTGTCGGGGCTGGGCGAGGTCAGCCGGATTGGTGAGGTGATCCTGAACCCCTTCCTTGGGCCGCGCCTGAAGTCGGGGGTTGTGACCACCGATATGCCGATGGCCCATGACAAGCCGATCGATTTCGGCCTGCAGGCGTTTTGCGAGGCTTGCAACAAATGTGCGCGCGAATGCCCGTCGGGGGCCATCACCGCAGGGCCGAAGCTGATGTTCAATGGCTATGAGATCTGGAAATCGGACAGCCAGAAATGCACCACCTATCGGATTACCACGCCCGGCGGGGCGATGTGTGGGCGGTGTATGAAGACCTGCCCCTGGAACCTGGAGGGCATATTCAAGGAAAAACCCTTCCGCTGGGCGGCGATGAATATGCCATCGGCGGCGCCTGCGCTTGCGCGGCTGGATGACATGGTCGGCAATGGCGAGATGAACCCGGCCAAGAAATGGTGGTGGGATCTGGAACTGGAGGAAGACGGCGGCTATCGCCCGACGCGCCATCCGGTCAATGCGCGCGCGCTGCAGAAGGATCTGGATCTGCGCTATGAGGATCAGACGCTGGCGGTGTACCCCGCACATCTGGCGCCGCACCCCTGGCCATATCCGTTCCCGATGGACCGGGAGGCGGGGATTGAGGCCTATCAGGCAATGATCACCGCCGAAGAGTACAAAGCC
The nucleotide sequence above comes from Phaeobacter inhibens DSM 16374. Encoded proteins:
- a CDS encoding SDR family oxidoreductase, translated to MELKDKTLIITGASSGIGAAAAQLFAAEGANVVLGARRQAELQTLTGKINQSGGGAACLAGDVTEESYSEALVALATEEFGGLDGAFNNAGMMGDIGPVEQMDAANWNAVITANLTAAFFSAKAQIPALRAGGGGALVFTGSFVGFSNGGMPGMGAYAASKAGLIGLVQSLASDLAAEGIRANALLPGGTKTAMAGDDPDTHSFIAGLHPMKRMAAPVEIAQAALFLLSDRSSFVTGGPVAVDGGIAARLV
- a CDS encoding aminotransferase class V-fold PLP-dependent enzyme, yielding MTTDIATPDLLDRFSASLAGAECLDRLRAGVIGEGAELPGPNGPVTMIYADYVASGRALRQVEDFVLTEVLPFYANSHTEASYCGSFMTRLRGAARQTIARICGADDRFATVFTGSGATAGLNRLVHLLGVSGAVAAGQTPLVILGPYEHHSNILPWRESGAEVVEIAEAAEGGPDMAELEAVLQRAAGGDRLIVGAFSAASNVTGIVTDTDAVSRLLRQYGARVVWDYAGGGPYLPMDMSAGTDAEKDAIVFSAHKFLGGPGASGVMILRKAAVASTRPTLPGGGTVKFVSPWRHDYADDLAAREEAGTPNVVGDIRAALCLLVKEAMGQAFMDRRQEELRQRALAAWQDLPNLQILGNPNARQKLPIFSFQVQDPETGAPIHQQLFTRMLSDHYGVQARGGCACAGPYAHRLLNIGQGQSCAMRAAILDGQEIEKPGWTRLNFSATLSDEKADAIIHAVRDLAQDPQRFCEGYNVDTSTARFAPKVA
- a CDS encoding 3-keto-5-aminohexanoate cleavage protein, with translation MTTYHLMVAPNGARRRQSDHAGLPLRTAEIAATAATCQRAGADALHLHVRDRDGGHSLDAGRYRAAIAAVAEAAPGMAIQITTESAGVFDVADQLACLEALRPAAASVSIREMARDWRLASRAYAVCAEARTEVQHILYDLNCVALLRAGYAAGRIPAAMRSAIFVLGRYAPPRLAHPSELRPFLAATADLDLDWGLCAFGQEEHACLLAGLEAGGRLRIGFENNTQAADGSAYPDNAASVAAFVALARAAGHRPHMMSVISDQGTQL
- a CDS encoding class II glutamine amidotransferase produces the protein MCRLLAWNGAPRYLEDLVFVPEHSLVHQCRNALICKTPINADGFGMAWYSDRPEPCLYKDTHPAWSDPNLAQISRHTKTGLFLAHVRASTGTATSRNNCHPFASGKWSFMHNGQAGGHMMFRKRLDTMIPDAFYDHRLGGTESEAIFLIALGLGLNADPIGAVAAAVQQVEAVSRDHGTTPHMRFGACWSDGTRLYAARYASDRHAPSLYYRVYKEGVIVTSEPLDSDTGSWIEVQPNRALVVEGGEVMDLPFTTALAA
- a CDS encoding aminotransferase family protein translates to MDGTFNENDLSRVIAADKANVWHHLIQHKPFEENDPRIIVEGKGMRVWDQNGKEWLDAVSGGVWTVNVGYGREEIAKAVYDQLMKLCYFAQSAGSIPGALFAEKLIEKMPGMSRVYYNNSGSEANEKAFKMVRQIAHKKYDGKKTKILYRDRDYHGSTLAAMSAGGQEERNMQYGPFAPDFVKVPHCMEYRKHELGLEHLSGKEFGIAAANQIEEIILREGPDTVGALCLEPVTAGGGVIEAPEGYWPRVQEICKQYDILLHIDEVVCGVGRTGTWFGYQHYGIQPDFVTMAKGVASGYAAIACLVTTEAVFDMFKDDASDPLNYFRDISTFGGCTAGPAAALVNMQIIEDENLLDNCTAMGARMKANLEALMEKHQVIGDVRGKGLFLGAELVADRETKEPVDEKLAQAVVAECGNQNVIIGVTNRSIPGKNNTLCFSPALIVTPEDVDKITDAVDVALTKVFG
- a CDS encoding LamB/YcsF family protein, which produces MSKTVDLNADMGESFGPWTMGDDAALLEVVSSANIACGFHAGDPDVMAATMARARDHGVGIGAHPGFDDLQGFGRRRMQVPQDTLANLIRYQLGAAQGMARAAGTEVRHLKLHGALSNMASVDHAMARACYEAALELDPDLIIMVLAATAMEEVVRELGCNWCGEIFADRAYNDDGTLVDRSLPGAVIHDPALAGPRILQMVQEGAIITESGARIPTAIDTICLHGDTPTAVELARAVRRALSEGGIEVRAFDGRRG
- a CDS encoding 5-oxoprolinase subunit B family protein, producing MSREAPPTYPLIRNVGLSGMLVSFGDQLDEATNRATLAFRSAVNALGLSGVVETATSLASVFVRFDAVALPHDRLRGALADLLLTRDWYQAPLPDGRRFWRVPTVYGTELAPQLAEAADLAGLSEAAAIEELGAARVRVLTIGFAPGQPYLGTLGENWDIPRQSEVTPQVPVGALVLAIRQFVLFSTASPTGWRHVGQTGLTLFQPEAADPFALRAGDELQFEPVSRAAFLRLRDSGAEQGGAIVSEVTS
- a CDS encoding aspartate aminotransferase family protein; its protein translation is MSHVFPRHTKAVLPTAVAGDGCYLIDANGKRYFDGSGGAAVSCLGHSDAEVIAAIQEQVGKLAFAHTGFMTSEPAEALADLLISQAPGDLDRVYFVSGGSEATEAAIKLARQYHLERGDSARRHVIARRQSYHGNTLGALAAGGNAWRRQQFAPLLIDISHIAPCYEYVDRGEGESRYDYGQRVANELEAEILRLGPETVMAFMAEPVVGATSGAVPAVEGYFKRIREICDQYGVLLILDEVMCGMGRTGHLFACEADGVAPDILCIAKGLGAGYQPIGAMLCSRQIYDAIEGGSGFFQHGHTYIGHPVATAAGLAVVRALLDRGLVQRSAEMGETLHAALVARFGQHPHVGDLRGRGLFRGIELVADRESKTPFDPGLGIAGKLKKAAFEAGLICYPMAGTRDGRNGDHILLAPPFILSEDQIGEITDKLEVALDQVLP